A genomic window from Camelina sativa cultivar DH55 chromosome 2, Cs, whole genome shotgun sequence includes:
- the LOC104747560 gene encoding putative F-box protein At4g05475, protein MASSSSPPSVNWADLPPELTFSILLRLSTVEILKNAQLVCRSWRRVCKDPWMFRKIDMRNNSIFDYDRMCRHAVDLSEGGMVEINMEHFGNDALFSYIVEKSSNLRCLRLEMSHLQTAEGFVNAFTKLPFLEDLEILHGFLEFDLKSIGQSCPLLTTLKLNSPCFSRHMSLDDEALAIAETMPKLRHLELFENRLTDSGLNAILDNCLHLEHLDIRRCFNINFFGDLEKRCSERIRDLKRPDDSTADYPFDVISDTDADLFEVDSLFYYDSDGSPYYF, encoded by the exons ATGGCTTCGTCCTCTTCGCCGCCGTCCGTGAACTGGGCGGACCTTCCACCGGAGttaacattttcaattttactcCGTCTTAGCACGGTTGAGATTCTGAAGAACGCTCAGCTAGTATGCAGATCGTGGCGACGTGTCTGTAAAGACCCATGGATGTTTCGCAAAATCGACATGAGAAACAACAGTATCTTCGACTACGATAGGATGTGTCGTCACGCCGTCGATCTCAGCGAAGGCGGTATGGTCGAAATCAACATGGAACACTTCGGCAACGATGCTCTCTTCTCCTACATCGTCGAAAA ATCAAGTAATCTGAGATGCCTTAGGCTTGAAATGAGTCATCTACAAACAGCCGAGGGATTTGTCAATGCTTTCACGAAACTCCCATTCCTTGAAGACCTCGAGATTTTACATGGctttctagaatttgatttGAAAAGTATAGGCCAGTCTTGCCCACTCCTGACGACATTGAAGCTAAACAGCCCTTGTTTCAGCCGGCACATGAGTTTAGATGATGAGGCTCTAGCAATTGCTGAAACCATGCCCAAACTACGCCACCTAGAGCTTTTTGAGAACAGACTAACCGACTCAGGCTTGAACGCTATTCTTGACAACTGTCTTCACTTGGAACATCTTGATATACGCCGCTGCTTCAACATTAACTTTTTTGGGGATCTCGAGAAGCGATGTTCTGAGAGGATCAGAGATTTGAAACGCCCCGACGACTCAACCGCCGATTATCCATTTGATGTCATTTCTGATACTGATGCTGATTTATTTGAAGTAGACAGCCTTTTCTATTATGATAGTGATGGCAGCCCCTACTACTTCTAG
- the LOC104747570 gene encoding putative F-box/LRR-repeat protein 23 — translation MKDSEYRSWADLPSDLTSSILIRLGVIDILENAQKVCRSWRRVCKDPSMWRKIDMGNLIPKIIYCKCDDLGIMCRHAVDRSQGGLVEIDIKYFCTDKLLNYIAHSSSNLRSLRLVECYTIKNDGFVDAVVKHPLLEYLEVTHLPLTGESLKIAGQSCPNLKTLKLNGSTWKRILINGFDNNALAIAESMPKLRHLELLGNSLTNTGLNAILDSCPHLEHLDIGMCFNIQFDEDLKKRCSTRIRVVKGPAI, via the exons ATGAAAGACAGCGAATATAGAAGCTGGGCGGATCTTCCGTCGGACTTGACGTCATCCATCCTGATCCGGCTTGGTGTGATTGACATACTTGAAAACGCTCAGAAAGTGTGCAGATCGTGGCGTCGCGTCTGCAAAGACCCTTCTATGTGGCGGAAGATCGACATGGGAAACCTCATACCCAAGATAATATACTGCAAGTGCGACGACCTCGGAATCATGTGTCGTCATGCAGTTGATCGTAGCCAAGGCGGCTTGGTTGAGATTGACATTAAGTACTTCTGTACTGATAAGCTCCTCAACTACATCGCCCATAG TTCAAGTAATCTGAGAAGCCTGAGACTTGTAGAATGCTATACAATAAAAAACGATGGATTTGTCGATGCAGTTGTGAAACATCCATTGCTTGAATATCTCGAGGTTACACACCTCCCATTGACAGGAGAGTCTCTGAAAATTGCAGGCCAGTCTTGTCCAAACCTGAAGACACTGAAGCTAAATGGCAGCACTTGGAAAAGGATATTAATCAACGGATTTGATAATAATGCATTGGCAATTGCAGAGAGCATGCCTAAACTAAGACACCTTGAGCTTTTAGGGAACTCGCTGACCAACACCGGCTTGAACGCCATTCTTGACAGTTGTCCTCACCTAGAACACCTTGATATAGGCATGTGTTTCAACATTCAATTTGACGAGGATCTTAAGAAGCGATGTTCGACGAGGATCAGAGTTGTGAAAGGCCCGGCTATAtga